The DNA region CACTGAAGTGGAGTTAAAAGCACCTTTCAAACATGTCGGGGAAGCTGaccaaaattttaaaatgattatttaaaaTGTGTATGGATTTCGCTGGTGCCTGTTAGCATAAGCTGTTGTATTAATTCAAATGTGGTCAACAGACAGGACTAGGTAGAAGGGAATTGTTTTACTTGGCTGTGACTACGCAGAACTCGAAACTCATTTCAGCTCTCAGGGTGATGGGGCGGGagcagggcagcgcagcgctgCCCAGGACATGCCCTGGGCCCCGGAGCACAGCACTTTCCCCTTGCCATGCTCAGCAAGAGCAGAAACCTCTTGCAGCTCATTCCAATTGTCCTGTTACTGCCGAGCTCGGCTAAGGCAGCCTGTTTTGAAggtgctgctgctcttcccccaGCATTTGTAAGTCCATCACCAAGGTCTGTTTCAAAATGAGAGCGGTACCTGTGATGATGACCATGAAGGGCGATGAGCCTTCCTGTCTcagcgcacacatacacacacaaagaggGAAGGAGCCTTCACTTACTAGCTAATCACTGAACTTGATTTTACAGGCGATCATGTTGACCGAGAAACTAAGATTCAAAAGCTCTGTACACAAGATTAAATATCAAATTTGTTCAGATTTATTACCAATGGTAATAAAAAACTATGGAAAATAGATTATACCTTTTCCTGAGTATTTTAAGTTGACTTTTTTTGTTTATAGGTGTGCTTTATATAAATCTTAGGGGGGGAATCTGTGCATTCTTCCATTAGTCGGTGtctgtatatttatatttgaaCTTGCACTTCCCCAGCTGGTGATCGTAAAATAGCTACCCTTATGGAGTCAGAAAATCCGCTGAGTTGTCAGAATTCTGCAGTCAGATTTCCCAGATTATAAAGGCGATATGAGCTGGAACTCATttctttatacacacacacacacagagctttaCCAGTTAAGCACATCATCAATATAAGGACATATTTCACCCCTCTTTACCCAAATCCTCAATACGATAAAAAAAGGAATGACATGGGGCAGTTAAGCAATatcctgatttttaaaatgagaagtaaAAATTTATGCCTTGAGTTCATAAACAAATAGTAGTAGTTTCTCCAGTGACTCCTGGAAACATCATCTTCTCTCCTGGCTGTTAAAGCTTGCAGATGGTATTCACGCTATAATAATACTCATAGCACCGAAGCTGGATAGCACCGAAGGCTGAGTTGTGATGTGAAGGCTGAGTGATCATCTGTTACAGTTAGAGGCTTCTGAGCAATATTTACATGCCTCTCGTAGAGATGCTTTTTCCATTTTATATACAATCTGAGAGTGCAAGGCATAACAGTCTGATGGATGAGAAAAGAAATGGATGAGAAAAGggtgaaaatatttctttagtgCAGTAAACTGCCGAGAGTagggcttttttctctctctccctctctccttgtgtgtgtgtgtgtgtgtgtttgtttgttttccactaTAACCCCCTCTTTCTCCCAATGATTTCATTGAACTTAATGACCTAATTTTACAGCCAGGTCGTAATGGAAGGAAACAGTTGAGCAATGTTACCAGGTAATGAATGGAACAGCTGTATGGGCTACAGCACAGGGATAAGCTACTCCAGTTTGTTGGTTTTATGTCTTTAAAGAAGAATGTCTAGAGTTTCtttgatagatagatagatagatagatagatagatagatagatttcaTCCCTATTTATTTGTACATAattaaaaaagcttttctgagttTCTCTTGAATCACAGTAAAAGAAACTCAAAGGGTAAAGCAAAAAAACATCATGACTAGTGTTGGCAGGTTTGGGGATTTAAGTTTTATGGTGGGCCACATCAAAAAGATTTCTACTTGTCAAGATTTTTCCTTGAGAGGTAGCGTGATGTGAAATGAGACTTTCACTTACACTCTTGGGAGTGAAAGAAACCTTCCAATATGCCTTAAGAGTTCTGTGTTCTCTCAAAATTTAGGGGACAGAATCATAAAGTGTATTCCTGTTTCTGTTGGTCTAGAATATGTCTTTTTTTCACCCAGAAAAATTAACTCTGGCTTATTACTAATAAGTACCACCTTGTTAGCACACAGAGGTCCCAGCAAGTCTTTTTTAGCAATTTAAATAGATGCACTAATATAAGACCTGGAGACACAAATAAGCTTTTTGCTAATTATCAGTCATGAATAAATTCTCATTCTCTTTCAGGTGCACTGACACAAAGACCTGTGTTGGTGAGCGCCCTTTGCAGTGTATGTACATGCCAGGTGTCCAAGCTGGAAAACTTTGCCAGCATCTGTTTCAATGAAGTCCTTTTTGTTCACCCCGTGACCTCTTCATTCAGTTACAAACATAATGAATCCTATGGTTTAGTCGTTTTTTAACCTTCCCTAACTTCAAAGCGGATCCTAGTAACAAACTTAAGTCATTTCAGTCAATAATTTGCTGCCTACCTGAAACagcaagtagaaaaaaaatgtagcctATAATCTGAAGTCTTAGAGTGTACCCAGAAGAatagttaatttaaaaaatataatcatATAATTGCTTCCAAATTACACTTACAGGCACAGTTTTTATACTGTTCTAGCAGGAGCACTTTCATTTTATCAATGCAAAAATTTGGAGCAATTTATTTCATTGGATCTACCATATAGTATTGTTGGAACCACAAAAAATAATAAAGGCAGAGAGATAAACCCCAGTGAGTGATGGGGGAGGTTGcctggaaaaggaaaggaggtGGATGAATGTCCATAAGGAACAAAATTCGTGTGTGAAAGAAAagtgcttttatatatatatatgaaataaaataaaataaaatattatgttatattatattatatatacacacaaaaaatgtTATAGAAAAGAATTTTGCTCTGCTTATGAGGTCTAGGATATTCCTAAAAATAACACTCAGCTAAGAGATAAATTATGCCATATCTGCCCACTGTGgaattactcttaaaaaaaaaaaaaaaaaaaaaaaaaaaaaaaaagctcgtttttctcttctggacattttcataaaaagatgAATTAGAATTTTTGGAAGAGGGGAAGGGTTAAAATATACAATATGGCAAGTGCCACTGTCTCATGTCTGGCATATAACAACAGGGGCATCTGGTTTCTAGTCTCCTTTCTTTTGCAACCTATATAGTTATGTTACCAATATTTCTTGTAACTGctaatgtttttcttcttgtgtaGTATTTATGAAACACACTCTGTCGAACTCCTCCAGGGGTCCCCAGATGCCTCGCTCAAATAtctgaattttcatttcagaCCGGTTTGGACAGTAATGTTTACAGCAGCGTATTGAAAAGCCAGACTACGTTAtcaagggcagaggaaaggatgGTGCATAACAAAGCAGCAAGATCATGAGGACCTGAATGTTTTATTTGCGAGTGAATAGAAAAGGTGACTTCTTTGAGATATCAGACTGGTAGTCTCCAAGGCATGATACAATCAGCTGGAAAATTAAAAGTGAACTAAAGGTCAAATGTAATTTCGTGACTACAAAAGCCTATTGAATAAACGAAATGCTGCTAAACGTTAATCTTCTCATACTTCTGCGTGTATTCCCctggctctctcttctctttcgCGTCACAAATACAGCGCTTCTTTGTTCGTTCCGCTCTCAACAGCGTTGACGTCTGTTCCCACCaggcctctcctctcccccagcctcCAAGGTTTGGCAGCAGCTCCCTTGCCCCGAGCTGTTACGCTCCCGAACAAAAGCCATTAAACTTCCCCTAAGCCGGCGTTGGGGaggaggattggggggggggggggggcttcccAGGATCATTCACCACTTCCTCTTTGGTCTTTCCAATCTCCCTTCTACCCTCTACTCTGATCATGTTTCCTGGAAGCCAAAAAGCAAAACTCGGATGCAAGCCCAGGCCAGACAGAACCATTTCTTGTGCTTCCCACTAAAACTGATAGACCTCGGGCTTATTTTATCAGCACTTTTTAGTTCTATTCATGTGATGCAGTCAGCCTAGTAGGTTTCCAGAGACGTAGGGCTCTCAGCTGTCTAATAAAacgtttaatttttagagtaTTTTCCCGTTTTTTTCCTAATAAGAGCAAGACCGAGTACATCTATGtccattttttctttaataatgagcttttcaaaatgttttttccagatATTAACTCCGATTACACTTTCTACATAGCTTAAAAGTAAGAGTACTCCTTGGGAAACTGCAGAGATATATAGCACCCTTTCAAAATGAATCCagtattttacagaaataaatataaagtcttgatggaaaaaaatatatatatatatgtcagcttctgtttttaaatggaaGATTATGGCCCTGACAGTGCTCATTAAATGGAAAGTATTATTTATTCACATTATCTTAAAACTCGTTTTCTGATTTGTGCACAAATTACATACTCAGTAGGGCAGAAAATTGTTTCCTGGGCTCACTAAAAGAGCATCAGGACTTTCTACTCAAGTTAAACGGTATAACCTTTAAAAACTATAATTTTTGACAGACTTCTGTATTTCATTCCAAAAACTTTTCATAACAGTAGTTATGCAAGAGGAATCTTGTGAAAACAGGGAAAATTAAATTAACTAAATTCCAGAGTACAAACATTTATAAATTAATCCCCCCAAAAAATACCTTTAAAGAATTTCAAGGAGGATATACTCCTGAACTTAAAAATAAAGTACGAATGTGTCACAGCTCTCTTCTAGTGGCAATATGGTGGCTCTTAAAAGAGCCTTTAGGGTACGGGGATGGAGCTCGGGACCAGATGGGCAGCGGCAGGAGCCTCAGGCGCGCTCACCGCGGATGCGGCGGGCGAGCTGGATGTCCTTCGGCATGATGGTGACGCGCTTGGCGTGGATGGCGCACAGGTTGGTGTCCTCGAAGAGCCCCACCAGGTAGGCTTCGCTCGCCTCCTGCAGCGCCATGACGGCCGAGCTCTGGAAGCGCAGGTCCGTCTTGAAGTCCTGCGCGATCTCGCGCACCAGGCGCTGGAAGGGCAGCTTGCGGATCAGCAGCTCTGTCGACTTCTGGTAGCGCCGGATCTCGCGCAGCGCCACCGTGCCGGGCCGGTAGCGGTGCGGCTTCTTCACGCCGCCCGTGGCCGGCGCGCTCTTGCGGGCCGCCTTGGTGGCCAGCTGCTTGCGCGGCGCCTTCCCGCCCGTCGACTTCCGCGCCGTCTGCTTCGTCCGCGCCATCGCTCGGAGCGCACCGAACTGCTCCTCGGAACGAGCCCTACTAAATGAGCGCTCGATTGTCGCCGTGGAGACTTTTATAGAGTATTCCCCTCCTTGATTGGCTGGCAGCGGCGAGCCATTATTATTGGATACTTTCAAATTCGAGAAGCCCGCCTCGAAAGCCCGCCTGTTCGCCAACGTCCAACggtcctcacccccccccccatgccctgcTGTCcccactctcttttttttttgtgtctgtttCTTACCGCGATTTTTATACTGTGTCTCGAAGATGGAAATCTATAGGGAAAATTAATTCTCCCTAACGGTGGGCGGTAACTTGAAGTCATGCCTTCCCAGatgcttaaaaatgtttttcttttctttgtgttcGCAAAAGACTTGGGCTTTGAAAAAAACGAACATCCGATGTATTTGCATTAATAAGCAACCTTGTAACGTACCCTTCCGCACAAAGGATCACTTCAGTACGAACTAATAGAAAGTAATAATGTATCTGGTAAGCTAGCTGCTTACTAATAGTGATAAGTTCCGAGTGACGCTCTAATTCgcaaataataatattttcaatGACTTTGCAACTGACTCTGCATTGAAGGTATTCCCAGGCTAACGATATTGAAGTTAGACTTTGCAGTCCTGGAGCTTTCCAGCTTATAATTTCTTATTTATGTTCCCTTACCAGACGAGATAACCTTGAGTCCGAGCAGAAAAGGGCTTTCAGACTACGGGAAGACCGGTATTGAAACGGAATAGCAAAACCCGATTGGGCTCTCTATAGGAGCAAACTCCTCTTCATAAGTTTCAAATCACGGGATGCACAGACAATAATGGACGTTTTCCTAAAACGACTTTCAGAGAAATTGGGATAATTCTGGTGTTTGGACTGTGGCGAGAAGGAGCTCCGGGGAAGAGCAACTCCGAAGCCacctccctccctcacccccagcccccgcacATTTTCGCTTCCCCAGAGGCAGTACAGTGATTACTATTGACTTAAATATGGCTACAAAGACGTACATGAAAAAAACACAGAGCCACCACATTAAGGTGCCCGGACGGCGATGTGGATACGGACTCACAGCCGGACCGGTGCATCCGCTCGCTGGTTTTTAAACTTGTAAAGGGCGTTTTACTCTCTTTTGTCATTCACCCCgattttttcaggaaaataaatagaaaaaggtCCTGGGCTCCGTACAGACTCGCATTGTACAGTCGGTCCCGAAATTAATAGCTTTGTGTATTCTTGAGTCTACTTAAGTAGGACAGTCTCTAACATACTAGCAACAAAGCTTGAGGTAATCACTACAGTGCTTATCTGCTTCAAGGGCTAGCTACATAGTAATTTACAAATAAAAGCTACACATCACTGACACAAACAGCAGTAACATGTTTGCTTTGTATCTAACTAAAGTAATACAGCTCTTCTCTAGGGCAAGTGGGTGGCTCTTAAAAGAGCCTTTGGGTTGTCGAGATGGtgcgaaaacaaaacaaacactttaGCCGCCAAAGCCGTAGAGAGTGCGTCCCTGGCGCTTCAGGGCGTACACCACGTCCATGGCCGTGACCGTCTTGCGCTTGGCGTGCTCCGTGTAGGTGACGGCATCACGGATCACGTTCTCCAGGAACACCTTCAGCACGCCGCGCGTCTCTTCGTAGATGAGGCCCGAGATGCGCTTcacgccgccgcgccgagccAGGCGCCGGATGGCCGGCTTGGTGATGCCCTGGATGTTGTCGCGCAGCACCTTGCGATGACGCTTAGCGCCCCCCTTGCCGAGCCCCTTCCCGCCCTTGCCTCTGCCAGACATGTTGCTGTTTGCACTGCCAGAGACGAGTATGGTGGTCGCAGTCGCGCGCGGTGGTATATAGCGCGTGGGAGCCGACCTGGTTGGGGACTGCGCCGCGACGGGGGAGGGGTTCCCGACATTGTCTCTGGGTTCGTCACAAAGGGTGACGGAACGTTGCCTGCTTCGTGTTCGCTTCCTACTTGCAGTTAGCTGTTAAAGCTCGCTGTTGAGGCCACAAAGTTTGTCAAGTAAAGCAAAAATTTCcccacaataaataaataaataaatgaatccgATTAGATATATGTTCATAACATttggaagggatttttttttactcAACTCTGATTTATATATTCTTGTTTCCGTATATgtgtatgttttttattttcttgcaatGACTGATGCTTGTCTAAATTACTTTTAATTACCAttattttcttgttgttgttgattTCTTATTTTGATTTGCTTGCCCTCAAGGctctgatatatatatatctatctataaatatgtgtgtgtgtgcgcgcgtgcttTTTCTTTCTATCTCCCATTTCTAAAATGGGAACTTTAACACTTCAAAACTTTAGATAAGCGAGGATGAGTCTGTAAGTGCATATAAACCAGAAgtcagagagattttttttttcagtattattaGTTAGTGACCTTTACTCATTTTACTCATTTGGAGCTACAgctctctttaattttttttttttatttatttatcctttgCAATAAGTCCATTAGTACAACTACTGATTCAAATTTCTGCTACATTAACCACTAAGAAAATCaccttccttttctgttgcagatcAGGCTTTTCAATCTTTAGCTGTTGCTATGTGGCTGAAAATGTAtactggaaaggaaagaaattatgAATTAATATTTATGAAACCGAGGAGCAATCCTTGGCTAAGGATGTTACAAATGTTACAGCATAAGGACATCCTGAGCTTCAGAAACTACTAGACTTACACATAAACATTGCTAGATGGAATTTTCAATTGTTCTGAAAAACTGAATTATCATTTTTCAGCTTTGAGTTTCTTCTGCCCTTTTATGTGGAAACTGCAAGCATAACTTCTACACTCACTTTTTCAAACTGCCATATTAGAAGGCGTAATACACAGTTTATCTCTATTGAACTACAGGCTCCTGAAGTGGGAGGGAGTAGTTCCCTTCAGTGTGCTTAATTAATGAAGAAGTTAAATTCCATCATAAAGCTAAAGAGAATTTTTGCTCTCTCTGATTATATTAAAAGTCTAAAAGAGGATCTCATTATCCTGATACCTCATATATTGCTGTCCCTAAAATTATTCATTGTCAAATATCAAATCTATATCTtcttttgagaaggaaaaagggCATTCTTTAGATTAAATGATTCTTCCACCTTGTTAATACACATCACTTCAGAAAAGCAACAAACTAGGAAACAGATGAACAACCTTTGCTTTTTCCGCCTTCCAAAATGAACCGTCCCTCACTGTATCTTTCAAATCAGCTGCAGTGGTTCACCCAGCAGAGGCTGTCACAGTTTTTATCCAAGCTGTAACAACTGTGATCCCTGGTGCAGAGGTACTGAAGTATCCCTAGGTGCAGTGGGAAATATCCATAGATATGCTGTAGTTTTATTCACACCTCCTTTCCTCTGCATGGGAAGAATGAACAGGTGAAATGTGCCTGGTTCtggggctgaaaaaaaaaaggggatgtTTTAGGCTTGCTACAGTTTCTGTTTACACAGAACTGACAAGTGACAAAACTGCAAACAAGCTTCAGGCCTTTCTGCTGTTACTAGTGAAAAGAAGGATTCCAGAGTTTTTTCCTCCCTTGATTATGATTTTCTTCTCCTCACTTGCTAGTGCTAAGCAACAGAACTTGACATTTCATTACTCCTCCCTTCCTGCTCCTTGCCCTCCCATACTTACTCGTGAAAGAGCTCTAGCAAGAGCACTCAACATTTTATATGTTAGCACATATGTAGACTAAAGAAAGACCCACAATAAGATAGAATCAAGATGCATTCGATTCTGCAAGACAGAGGGAAAAAGTCAGGCCTCTAGTGTGCTGAGATCACTTTCTGTCTATCCCCATGACTATTACTTCAGGCTTTTGGTTTCCATTTGTAATTTTGCTTATACTGTGGTTTTTGATCCACTAGGTAATTAATGtgattcttttatatatatatatatatttgtttaaattttGGCGCAGTAAGACTGTAGATAGGGCTCCTGTAGATTATTGTGTCTATATTACCAATCTCAAACTGGATAATTAGAATATGCAGAGTTATTAatttcatctgaaataaaaaaaaatggtggaatAGGTATAGAATTTAAGGCTTCAACTCTTAGATCAATATTAGccaaaaaaaatcctgttggACATTATGTTGTAATAATATATATATGAACAAACTTCTGGAAAGGAGATGATATTTTTCAAACTAGTAGTTTCAAATATTACATGAGGATTGGGTTGGTTTTGGTATTCCTTGCACTGTCCACTCATTGAGAGCTGGTGTATCATTTTCTGTTCAAAATATTCTCTCTCCCTTCCAAAGACATTAGGGAATTGAGATCTCTTCTTTGTGAGGGAGACAGGTTGTAGAGACCCCTGTTTTGCACTCTTGTCATGCTCTTCTGATTTGCCATGCTGAAAATGTATTAAATCTCACCTGGGCTTTCTAGGGGGGTGAAACAAATTGTTCTCCTGTTCTGAAAATctggccaaggaggagaggtgaacCGGGGCCTGCCCCTACCTATGAGTAAGTAAGACCGTGAAATGCACCAGACCAGGCTTCTTTCGCACATTCCAGGCTTCTAAGTCTATTGCTGTTGTCCTCATCCTCTGCATCCCCTTCCTACGTGTCCCACCTTCAATGCCACACTCCAAGCCTGTTTTACTGAGATCAAGTAGCTGTCCCACTGTGCATTATTTTGGTGAGAAATGTTTTCAACATAGAAAGATTTCCTTTTGACAGCAGGTCCCAAAGTCAAGATTTTCATGTGGGGATTTGACATTTGGGAAGGATCTCCTAGCAGTAGAATAGTTGTAGAGTGGTTTAGGCTTTTTTATCAAAACCAGCAATGTCACCTAACATTCAAATGTTTTAAGTACTTTACAGGTATCAACTCCCCTGTGTGTTAATCATCTTTATCTATTTGGTACTGATCCATATAAGGTCTAGGGGGCTGTGGTCATAAATTTAGTCAAATGATTGACCTGATGATAACTaatttcctctcccctcctgctcccctagCTGAGACAATCAGAGATTTAGATGCCCATCCCCATCTTTATCTTTGAAGTCTATCCTTGGTCAGAGATCAAGAGGTTGGGCTGCAGTTCTTGTCTGGGCTATTTCCCACTTCTCTTTTCCTGCCAAGTCCAGAAATCACACAGAGATTGATAAGTCAAGAAACTGCCTCTGTCATGGCCCAGCAGCCTCGCCCTGGAGAGTCTCTTCATAGttcaggggagcagagagaggaaagaagcagTCTGGGCTGACCTTTGAGGGTGTAATTTGCCACACACAGAGGGCAGCTTCTGACAGATCAGAAGACGATCCACAGAGGGGCAAAATCTTGCAAAAGCCATCTGGCTTCCTCTGTCCTGTATCAGCTGTCTGCAAGGGAAATTGAGAGTTGTTTGAGTCACTgctctgcaaaacagcaggagctgGTTGCTGTTTCTGCATGGGAAACAATGATGTCACAGGACTGGTCTCCAACAGCAGATCACAGGAAAGGACACTGCACGTGCACTGCCACAAGAATGTTGTCCTTGGCAGGCAGTGGCACCCAAGTGCACACGTGGTCCTGCCGCACTCACACCTCCTCACCAGGCCAGATGTCTCCAAGTTCCTTTCAAAACAATACTGTGCGTACCAGAATTACAAAGACACCCTTCCTAGGGCTTTCTCACACGCAAGAATCAACAGCTTTCAGGACAGTTGTTCTGGGCCACCCTGGTGTGACTCTGGAGTACTGAGTGTGGTTTCTCCCACTCTGCCTTGGAGGGGAAGGCTAGCACTGGCCCTGTCCACATCCAACCATGCACAAGCTGCAAGGTTGCTAAGATACATGGGTCTCCCTTTCTCATGTCATCAGTCTTAGGAAACATCCAGCTGTGGCTTCCAATTGCAGTCTGGTGGTTCCCCCATCTACAAACTGCTCCACAGGCAAGAGCAGGGGGCTGGGCAGGCTCACTGAATAGCTGGTGGTCTGCGAGCAAAGGCTAGAGGACTGCTGAGACTAGGCTTGTGGTGTCAGGAATAAACTAATACACCCAGTTGCTCATGTGGAGCTGTTCTAGGAcatgggagagaagagagagggcaaCATGATGAGACTGGGGGCAGAAGTGACCCATCCATATTGTCGAAGCTGCCTGAGCTCTGGGCCTCCCCTGGGAAGACCAGGAATGGACAAacccagccagacctctgcaaCAGACACTCCAGATTGCTCTCCAGCAGTGGGACAACCCACGGAGATCAGAGCTTTGTAGCATGCCATGCTAGTCCTGGATTTTGGTAAGGGGTAGCAGAAAGCAAATCAGCAACTCAGCAACCACAGCCAACACTTGATCTAAATGTTCTCTCAGCACTTTTCTTAAATGTTTACTCTGCTTTCTAGACTGGCACTTAAAGCAGCACAGGTCTCCTGATACACTGGACATTGATTAGGCTGGAAAGACATATCAAGAAAACATTGTCAGCGTGGTTCCCACACCACAGAGACTGATCAGCTCCACCTCTTATCTGTGCTCCTCCAGAACTTCATTGGACAACAAGCTTTCCTGTTGAACTGTGCCAAGTCCCTTAGCTTTGTGAGTACAGCTGAGGTCCTGTCTTGTCCCAGCAATCTCTCTGGGACGTAATCTTCCACATAATGAATTTTCTGTAGGTATTCCTTaggaatatatttaattttgttttggacTGTGTGTGCCTGGAGGAAGCTGAGTCTGGAAAATGGTGCTGCACATTGTGTTGGTGTGTCCAGACACTGCTGCTGTGCTTGTCTTTGTTTCTGTAATGTTTTGGATGGAAGGACTCAGCCCTAGTGGCTTACaggattttatttaatatttgggTCTGGAGACAGCTTCAGGCTCCCCTTTAAGGTCTCAGCTGTTAGGAAAGACCAACGATGATCAGCTCATATAGAGGATGGGACAGAGTATTAGCAATTCTTGGGCCAAATCCGCAGGGACTTCATACAGAAAGGCCAACAGCTCTTTCAGGAGGTAGGCAGCCACCCTCTCAAGTTTGTTAAAGTCCCTCTGAATTTAACATCTAACATTTGGCCTTATCTACCCTTCCTAACTTAGTATCATTCACGAATCTGCCAAGGGTACATTCTGTCTTATCATCCAGCTtgttactgaaaaaaacagaataatatcAATTCTGGTATTAAGCCCTGGGGCACTCTTCTCTTTACTGAgtgccatccagatgttaagttATTAATTGCAGCCCTTTGAGCCCTGTGAGGCAGCCAATTTTCGACTCACCTAACAGCCTGTTGATTCTGCCCATACTTCCCCAGCTCCCAAATGAGAATGCTGTGGAAGACGGTGTCAAGAACCTAAAAATGCAGGTGTGTTGCACCCAGCACTCACCTCTTGTCCACGTAGAGTCTCTCTGATCTGTAGTTCTGT from Apteryx mantelli isolate bAptMan1 chromosome 1, bAptMan1.hap1, whole genome shotgun sequence includes:
- the LOC106488349 gene encoding histone H4, with amino-acid sequence MSGRGKGGKGLGKGGAKRHRKVLRDNIQGITKPAIRRLARRGGVKRISGLIYEETRGVLKVFLENVIRDAVTYTEHAKRKTVTAMDVVYALKRQGRTLYGFGG
- the LOC106488337 gene encoding histone H3, translating into MARTKQTARKSTGGKAPRKQLATKAARKSAPATGGVKKPHRYRPGTVALREIRRYQKSTELLIRKLPFQRLVREIAQDFKTDLRFQSSAVMALQEASEAYLVGLFEDTNLCAIHAKRVTIMPKDIQLARRIRGERA